The Melospiza georgiana isolate bMelGeo1 chromosome Z, bMelGeo1.pri, whole genome shotgun sequence genome contains a region encoding:
- the CKMT2 gene encoding creatine kinase S-type, mitochondrial yields MAGTFCRLLAGRAAPALFAAAGTGVLATGYLLGQHNSVSAAVQEKRKLFPPSADYPDLRKHNNCMAECLTPGIYSRLRDKMTPNGYTLDQCIQTGVDNPGHPFIKTVGMVAGDEESYEVFAEIFDPVIKARHNGYDPRTMRHHTDLDASKITHGQFDERYVLSSRVRTGRSIRGLSLPPACSRAERREVENVVVTALSGLRGDLAGKYYSLTSMTEREQQQLIDDHFLFDKPVSPLLTCAGMARDWPDARGIWHNNEKTFLIWINEEDHTRVISMEKGGNMKRVFERFCRGLKEVERLIKERGWEFMWNERLGYVLTCPSNLGTGLRAGVHVKLPRLSKDPRFSKILENLRLQKRGTGGVDTAAVADIYDISNLDRLGRSEVELVQIVIDGVNYLVDCEKKLERGQDIKVPPPLPQFGRR; encoded by the exons ATGGCTGGCACCTTCTGCCGTCTGCTGGCGGGGCGCGCGGCGCCCGCGCTGTTCGCCGCCGCGGGCACGGGCGTGCTAGCCACGGGCTacctgctgggccagcacaacTCCGTCAGCGCCGCCGTGCAGGAGAAGAGGAAGCTCTTCCCCCCCAG cgcTGACTACCCCGACCTGCGCAAGCACAACAACTGCATGGCCGAGTGCCTGACCCCGGGCATCTACTCCCGCCTCAGGGACAAGATGACCCCCAACGGGTACACCCTGGACCAGTGCATCCAGACCGGGGTGGACAACCCTGGCCACCCCTTCATCAAGACCGTGGGCATGGTGGCTGGGGACGAGGAGTCCTATGAG GTGTTTGCTGAGATTTTTGATCCTGTCATTAAAGCTAGGCACAATGGCTACGATCCACGGACAATGAGGCATCACACGGACCTGGATGCATCCAAG ATCACGCACGGGCAGTTCGACGAGCGCTACGTGCTGTCGTCACGGGTGCGCACGGGGCGCAGCATCCGCGGGCTGAGCCTGCCGCCCGCGTGCAGCCGCGCCGAGCGCCGCGAGGTGGAGAACGTCGTGGTCACCGCGCTCTCCGGCCTGCGCGGCGACCTGGCCGGCAAGTACTACAGCCTCACCAGCATGACCGAGcgcgagcagcagcagctcatcGAT GATCACTTTCTCTTTGACAAGCCCGTGTCCCCGCTGCTGACATGTGCTGGCATGGCCCGTGACTGGCCGGACGCCAGGGGCATCTG GCACAACAATGAGAAGACATTTCTCATTTGGATTAATGAAGAGGACCACACCAGGGTGATCTCCATGGAGAAGGGTGGCAACATGAAGCGTGTCTTTGAAAGGTTCTGCCGTGGATTAAAAGAG GTGGAAAGGCTGATCAAGGAGCGGGGCTGGGAGTTCATGTGGAACGAGCGCCTGGGCTACGTGCTGACCTGTCCCTCCAACCTGGGCAcggggctgcgggcaggggTCCACGTCAAGCTGCCCAGGCTCAGCAAG GACCCCAGGTTCTCCAAAATCCTGGAGAACCTGCGGCTGCAGAAGCGCGGCACCGGCGGCGTGGACACGGCAGCTGTGGCTGACATCTACGACATCTCCAACCTGGACCGCCTCGGGCGCTCGGAG